A single genomic interval of Granulicella tundricola MP5ACTX9 harbors:
- the mutL gene encoding DNA mismatch repair endonuclease MutL: MGRIRILSDQVANQIAAGEVVERPASVVKELLENSLDAGATRIRIEVEAGGRKLIRIVDNGHGMGKDDALLAFERHATSKLRTSDDLLSIATLGFRGEALPSIASVARLSLETRAAEDDSGTHIEIAGGNILTVEDAGLPIGTTIAIRDLFFNTPARRKFLKSESTELSHIAALVTHYALAHFNRHFELHSTTQALLVAPAVASAGDRLFQIFGRDTAALMIPTTAEMDFTRAGLPEPPPWKRELDYEAPDPGFLRISGFVSKPELQKLNRNSVYVFVNQRLIRDRLVLHALTEAYRNIIPPSSFPVVLLFLEMPPHEVDVNVHPAKTEVRFRQPAFVHDFIRDTVRTTLMQARPAASFASALNGAPYNDAHSSLLIDVSPLPGAPSDPVFDPRRAPEGFPQSDHDPSHEDSAPFFLAPIPVPESPGRLDFSAAATLAVGYEQEAAHAPEQVDYGKDRVIENPSLYSLSTLKPLGQIRDSFILAVNDEGLWIVDQHVAHERILFEKILRERNTEQIQRQRLLMPLLIDLMPDQMVAFARIAEELERQGFEAEPFGPRTLAVKSAPVGLEGRELEQMIEDLLSVEDRIGQTENADTRARRIAASMACHAAVKINMPLERSKIDWLLAELGKTEYPTSCPHGRPIALRYSHKEIEKAFQRT; the protein is encoded by the coding sequence ATGGGCCGCATCCGCATCCTCTCAGACCAGGTCGCCAATCAGATCGCCGCTGGTGAGGTCGTCGAGCGTCCCGCATCCGTCGTAAAAGAACTCCTTGAAAACTCCCTGGACGCCGGAGCCACCCGCATCCGCATTGAGGTCGAAGCCGGCGGCCGCAAGCTCATCCGCATCGTCGATAACGGTCACGGCATGGGCAAGGACGACGCACTCCTCGCCTTCGAGCGGCACGCCACCTCCAAGCTCCGCACCTCGGACGACCTCCTCTCCATCGCCACCCTCGGCTTCCGCGGCGAAGCCCTGCCATCCATCGCCTCAGTCGCCCGCCTGAGCCTCGAAACCCGCGCAGCAGAAGACGACTCCGGCACCCACATAGAAATAGCCGGCGGCAACATCCTCACCGTCGAAGACGCGGGTCTCCCCATCGGCACCACCATCGCCATCCGCGATCTCTTCTTCAACACCCCCGCCCGCCGCAAATTCCTCAAGTCCGAGTCCACCGAGCTCTCCCACATCGCAGCCCTCGTCACCCACTACGCCTTGGCCCACTTCAACCGCCACTTTGAGCTCCACAGCACCACCCAAGCCTTACTGGTAGCCCCCGCCGTAGCCTCCGCCGGCGACCGTCTCTTCCAGATCTTCGGCCGCGACACCGCCGCCCTCATGATCCCCACCACCGCCGAGATGGACTTCACCCGCGCCGGCCTCCCCGAGCCCCCGCCCTGGAAGCGTGAACTCGACTACGAAGCCCCCGACCCCGGCTTCCTCCGCATCAGCGGCTTCGTCTCCAAACCGGAGCTCCAAAAGCTCAACCGCAACTCCGTCTACGTCTTCGTCAACCAGCGCCTCATCCGTGACCGCCTCGTCCTCCACGCCCTCACCGAGGCCTACCGCAACATCATCCCGCCATCCAGCTTCCCCGTCGTCCTCCTCTTCCTGGAGATGCCTCCGCATGAGGTCGACGTCAACGTCCACCCCGCCAAGACCGAGGTCCGCTTCCGCCAGCCCGCCTTCGTCCATGACTTCATCCGCGATACCGTCCGCACCACCCTCATGCAGGCCCGCCCCGCGGCGTCCTTTGCCTCAGCACTAAACGGCGCCCCCTATAACGACGCCCACTCCAGCCTCCTCATCGACGTAAGCCCACTCCCCGGCGCACCTTCAGACCCCGTCTTCGATCCCCGCCGCGCCCCCGAAGGCTTCCCCCAGTCCGACCACGACCCCAGCCACGAAGATTCCGCCCCATTCTTCCTCGCACCCATCCCCGTCCCTGAATCCCCCGGCCGCCTGGACTTCTCCGCCGCCGCAACCCTCGCCGTAGGCTACGAGCAGGAAGCCGCACATGCTCCTGAGCAAGTCGACTACGGCAAAGACCGAGTCATCGAAAACCCGTCCCTCTACTCCCTCTCCACTCTCAAGCCCCTCGGCCAGATCCGCGACTCCTTCATCCTCGCCGTCAACGACGAAGGCCTCTGGATCGTCGATCAGCACGTAGCCCACGAGCGCATTCTCTTTGAAAAGATCCTCCGCGAGCGCAACACAGAGCAGATCCAGCGCCAGCGCCTCCTCATGCCTCTCCTCATAGACCTCATGCCGGACCAGATGGTCGCCTTCGCCCGCATCGCGGAGGAGCTAGAACGCCAGGGCTTTGAAGCCGAGCCCTTCGGCCCCCGCACCCTCGCCGTCAAGTCCGCGCCCGTAGGCCTTGAAGGCCGAGAGCTCGAACAAATGATCGAAGACCTCCTCTCGGTAGAAGACCGCATCGGCCAGACAGAAAACGCCGACACCCGCGCCCGCCGAATCGCCGCCAGCATGGCCTGCCACGCCGCCGTCAAGA
- a CDS encoding Uma2 family endonuclease: MSEYLATSYRPDCEYVDGELRGRNVGEWLHARSLALMASWIGGHENEWNVIGCISLRVKTSSSRVRVPDLVVLRPRVQPDILTEPPLLVIEILSPGDSYWDLQERSRDYQAMGVETVWIVDPKTRSGRVCRGEEWIGAERLEVAGTPIYVELKELFARLDQSKG; this comes from the coding sequence ATGTCCGAATACCTGGCTACAAGCTATCGTCCCGATTGTGAGTATGTGGATGGCGAGCTTCGAGGACGGAACGTGGGAGAGTGGCTGCATGCGAGGTCGCTGGCACTGATGGCTTCATGGATTGGTGGCCATGAAAACGAGTGGAATGTTATCGGCTGCATCTCGCTCCGAGTGAAAACTTCCTCAAGCAGGGTTCGGGTGCCGGATTTGGTCGTGCTTAGGCCAAGGGTGCAACCGGATATTCTCACGGAGCCGCCGCTGCTGGTGATTGAGATTCTTTCGCCCGGGGATAGCTATTGGGATCTGCAGGAGCGGTCTCGGGACTACCAGGCGATGGGTGTGGAGACGGTCTGGATCGTCGACCCGAAGACGCGGAGTGGGCGGGTTTGCCGGGGTGAGGAGTGGATCGGTGCGGAGCGGCTTGAGGTGGCGGGGACGCCGATTTATGTGGAGCTGAAGGAGTTGTTTGCTCGGCTGGATCAGAGCAAAGGTTAG
- the pyk gene encoding pyruvate kinase, whose product MDRIRRAKIVATLGPASSTPETFRALVRAGLDVARLNFSHGSHAQKSELIKMVRQVAREENKPICILADLQGPKIRTGKLVDHKPVQLVAGERLIITPHEMQGTAAKVSTTFTTLAENLEPGSRILLSDGLIELRVERVDGVDVVCEIVNGGTLGENKGINLPGIAVNVPSLTEKDEEDLIFCIGENVDTVAVSFVRTADDVRHVKSRLVALNSDAWIIAKLEKPQAIEHLDSILEVADCIMVARGDLGVEVPPEKVPAIQKHIIKRAAEYRKPVITATQMLESMIDNPRPTRAEASDVANAIYDGSDAVMLSAESAAGKYPVESVAMMAKIVIETEHQIRMDPPPRQHGRRAAKLSVAETICESMAHAAEDLDIAAIAIFTESGQTARLLSKYRPEPPIFALSPFEKVINRTMLLWGTYPILCERFEDSDALVTMAEQVLEKRGYVQSRNILGVVAGTRISSGATNFMRLHTVGDTGAEKL is encoded by the coding sequence ATGGATCGCATTCGCCGCGCCAAGATCGTCGCCACCCTCGGACCTGCTTCCAGCACCCCAGAAACCTTCCGCGCCCTCGTCCGCGCCGGCCTCGACGTCGCCCGCCTCAACTTCTCCCACGGCTCCCACGCCCAGAAGTCTGAACTCATCAAGATGGTTCGCCAGGTCGCCCGCGAAGAAAACAAACCCATCTGCATCCTCGCCGACCTCCAGGGCCCCAAGATCCGCACCGGCAAGCTCGTCGATCACAAGCCCGTCCAACTCGTCGCCGGCGAGCGCCTCATCATCACCCCGCACGAGATGCAGGGCACCGCAGCCAAGGTCAGCACCACCTTCACCACCCTCGCTGAAAACCTCGAGCCCGGCTCCCGCATCCTCCTCTCGGACGGCCTCATCGAACTCCGCGTCGAACGCGTAGACGGTGTAGACGTCGTCTGCGAGATCGTCAACGGCGGCACCCTCGGTGAAAACAAGGGCATCAACCTCCCCGGAATCGCCGTCAACGTCCCCTCCCTGACTGAAAAGGACGAGGAAGACCTCATCTTCTGTATCGGAGAAAACGTCGACACCGTCGCCGTCTCCTTCGTGCGCACCGCAGACGACGTCCGCCACGTCAAATCCCGCCTCGTCGCCCTCAACTCCGACGCATGGATCATCGCCAAGCTGGAAAAGCCCCAGGCCATCGAGCACCTCGACTCCATCCTCGAAGTCGCCGACTGCATCATGGTCGCGCGCGGAGATCTCGGCGTCGAAGTCCCGCCCGAGAAGGTCCCCGCCATCCAGAAGCACATCATCAAGCGTGCAGCCGAGTACCGCAAGCCCGTCATCACCGCCACCCAGATGCTGGAGTCGATGATCGACAACCCCCGCCCCACCCGCGCCGAAGCCTCAGACGTCGCCAACGCCATCTACGACGGCTCTGACGCCGTCATGCTCTCAGCCGAGTCCGCCGCCGGCAAGTACCCCGTCGAATCCGTCGCCATGATGGCCAAGATCGTCATTGAGACCGAGCACCAGATCCGCATGGACCCACCTCCCCGCCAGCACGGCCGCCGCGCCGCCAAGCTCTCCGTCGCCGAAACCATCTGCGAGTCCATGGCCCACGCCGCCGAGGACCTCGACATCGCCGCCATCGCCATCTTCACCGAGTCCGGCCAGACCGCACGCCTGCTCTCCAAGTACCGCCCCGAGCCCCCCATCTTCGCCCTCTCGCCCTTTGAGAAGGTCATCAACCGCACCATGCTCCTCTGGGGCACCTACCCCATCCTCTGCGAGCGCTTCGAAGACTCCGACGCCCTCGTCACCATGGCTGAGCAGGTACTCGAAAAGCGCGGCTACGTTCAGTCCCGCAACATCCTCGGCGTAGTAGCCGGCACCCGCATCTCCTCCGGAGCCACCAACTTCATGCGCCTCCACACCGTAGGAGACACCGGAGCCGAAAAGCTTTAG
- a CDS encoding YihY/virulence factor BrkB family protein has product MHDTLSGAINRAKPAVRIPGMIQRALFDALAHDCLNLGQSAAYSAMVSLFPAMIVTAAIIALLPDTAPLRSQVGDFFDQVLPADVLPLLTSYFVASPGASPHTIRALILAAFVSFTGASSVIATLMEGIARANGLPRDCWTFGQRRMRAFLLVPISLIPLVLATILVVFGQFFSIWLALHLAPFIRPTFYAIALAVRWIVSLAGVVGLTALIYHLGTPLKQHWRRTLPGAIAATAIWFVSTLAFGWYVTRFANYGQVYGSLGAGIALLFWLYIVFLSVLVGAEFNSHFYQHFPPPDAPLPPAPSR; this is encoded by the coding sequence ATGCACGATACGCTCTCCGGGGCCATCAACCGAGCTAAACCGGCAGTCCGCATCCCGGGAATGATCCAGCGCGCACTCTTTGACGCGCTGGCGCATGACTGTCTCAACCTCGGCCAGTCCGCCGCCTACTCGGCCATGGTCTCGCTCTTCCCGGCGATGATCGTCACCGCGGCCATCATCGCTCTGCTGCCGGACACCGCCCCGCTCCGCTCCCAGGTCGGCGATTTCTTCGACCAGGTCCTCCCCGCCGACGTCCTCCCCCTGCTCACCAGCTACTTCGTCGCCTCCCCAGGCGCGAGCCCCCACACCATCCGGGCCCTCATCCTGGCCGCCTTCGTCAGCTTCACCGGAGCCTCCAGCGTCATCGCCACGCTCATGGAAGGCATCGCCCGAGCCAACGGCCTTCCCCGAGATTGCTGGACCTTCGGGCAGCGCCGTATGCGCGCCTTCCTCCTCGTCCCCATCTCGCTGATTCCCCTCGTTCTGGCCACGATCCTCGTCGTCTTCGGCCAGTTCTTCAGCATCTGGCTCGCCCTGCATCTCGCACCCTTCATCCGGCCCACCTTCTACGCCATCGCACTCGCCGTCCGCTGGATCGTCTCGCTCGCCGGCGTCGTCGGCCTCACCGCCCTGATCTACCACCTGGGCACCCCGCTCAAGCAGCACTGGCGCAGAACCCTTCCCGGAGCCATCGCCGCCACCGCCATCTGGTTCGTCTCCACCCTCGCCTTCGGCTGGTACGTCACCCGCTTCGCCAACTACGGACAGGTCTACGGCTCCCTCGGCGCAGGCATCGCGCTCCTCTTCTGGCTTTACATCGTCTTCCTCAGCGTGCTCGTCGGGGCGGAGTTCAACTCGCACTTTTACCAGCACTTCCCACCGCCCGACGCACCCCTCCCCCCAGCACCATCCAGGTGA
- a CDS encoding thioredoxin family protein gives MKHLSTFASLALALTLTAIPTFRAQAQAPGRRHIYSETANPVADVNAAIAKAKAEHKRVLIDAGGDWCGDCQVLDIYFRQQPNEALLDKNFVVVHIYTDSELGVNKAAAAKYGIPINKGVPALSVLDGNGKIIHSQQTGEFNDMRHMDSPSVTEFLNHWKG, from the coding sequence ATGAAGCACCTGAGCACATTCGCATCCCTCGCACTCGCCCTGACCCTTACCGCGATCCCCACCTTCCGCGCGCAGGCCCAGGCACCCGGCCGCCGGCACATCTACTCTGAGACCGCAAACCCCGTCGCCGACGTCAACGCCGCCATCGCCAAGGCCAAAGCCGAGCACAAGCGCGTCCTCATCGACGCAGGTGGCGACTGGTGCGGCGACTGCCAGGTTCTCGACATCTACTTCCGCCAGCAGCCCAACGAGGCCCTGCTCGATAAGAACTTCGTCGTCGTCCACATCTACACGGACAGCGAGCTCGGCGTGAACAAGGCCGCCGCCGCCAAATACGGCATCCCCATCAACAAAGGAGTGCCCGCCCTCTCCGTCCTGGACGGCAACGGCAAGATCATCCACTCCCAGCAGACCGGCGAGTTCAACGATATGCGCCACATGGATTCGCCCTCCGTCACCGAGTTTCTGAACCATTGGAAGGGCTGA
- a CDS encoding VWA domain-containing protein, producing MSISRTSGALALFALSCVLSAQQPDAKIPDKSDKSDKSIEKPTTLTMGTNLVNLPVVVRDKKGALIQTLTKDDFVLQVDGKPQQIRYFDRDADLPLTLGLLVDTSQSQRAALDDERAASTTFLDQMLKGKQDKAFVIQFAHETELLQDLTDSRPKLQAALKDLDSSPQRSSDSSDSDGHRDRGGTVLYDAAFLAADEILSKPKGRKAIILLTDGDDRGSKETITKAIEAAQRADTTVYAIYFKGEEHHDNNNNGGNNRGGRGGGFPGGGGGGMGWPGGGGGGRGGGNGGGQQGGGRGGEQHQDGKKILARMTSETGGRLFEVSKKDTVADIYKQIGEELRAQYRLGYTPDADHSAEGYHQIDLTLKDPKAKLTIQTRDGYYTGK from the coding sequence ATGAGCATCTCTCGCACCTCTGGCGCACTGGCCCTCTTCGCACTCTCCTGCGTCCTCTCCGCCCAGCAGCCAGACGCCAAAATCCCTGATAAATCAGACAAATCAGACAAATCGATAGAAAAGCCCACCACCCTGACCATGGGCACGAACCTCGTCAACCTCCCCGTCGTCGTCCGCGATAAGAAGGGAGCGCTCATCCAGACCCTCACCAAGGACGACTTCGTCCTCCAGGTTGACGGCAAGCCCCAGCAGATCCGCTACTTCGACCGCGACGCCGACCTTCCCCTCACCCTCGGCCTCCTCGTCGACACCAGCCAGAGCCAGCGCGCCGCCCTTGACGACGAACGCGCCGCCAGCACCACCTTCCTCGACCAGATGCTCAAAGGCAAGCAGGACAAAGCCTTCGTCATCCAATTCGCCCACGAGACCGAACTCCTCCAGGACCTCACCGACTCCCGCCCCAAGCTCCAGGCCGCCCTCAAGGATCTCGATTCCAGCCCCCAGCGCTCCTCAGACTCAAGCGACTCTGACGGACACCGTGATCGTGGCGGCACCGTCCTCTACGACGCCGCCTTCCTGGCCGCGGATGAGATCCTCAGCAAGCCCAAGGGCCGCAAAGCCATCATCCTCCTCACTGATGGCGACGACCGCGGCAGCAAGGAAACCATCACCAAGGCCATTGAAGCCGCCCAGCGCGCCGACACCACCGTCTACGCAATCTACTTCAAGGGCGAAGAGCACCACGACAACAACAACAACGGGGGCAACAATCGCGGTGGCCGAGGCGGCGGCTTTCCCGGCGGTGGTGGCGGCGGAATGGGCTGGCCCGGCGGTGGAGGAGGAGGTCGTGGCGGCGGCAACGGCGGCGGCCAGCAAGGCGGCGGACGCGGTGGAGAGCAGCACCAGGACGGCAAAAAGATCCTCGCCCGCATGACCTCAGAGACCGGAGGCCGCCTATTCGAGGTCTCCAAAAAAGACACCGTCGCCGACATCTACAAGCAGATCGGCGAGGAACTTCGCGCCCAGTACCGTCTCGGCTACACCCCGGACGCGGACCACTCCGCGGAGGGCTACCACCAGATCGACCTCACCCTCAAAGACCCCAAGGCTAAACTCACCATCCAGACCCGCGATGGCTACTACACCGGCAAGTAA
- a CDS encoding alpha/beta hydrolase, with amino-acid sequence MKIQVRTLVLAGLTMVCGWRFSAGQAEMKAVATEPPKGFAEAIVLWPGGAPLARGTDEGDVPELFSYPAPGAGPHAAVIVMPGGGYNHLVMEKEGAVEARWLNERGVSAYVLEYRLFPKYLYPAPLLDGARAVRYVRANASKLGVKADAIGVWGFSAGGHMAGYLAAIHDAGKAAAGEAVERVSSRPDFAILSYARLTMSADVPRNGSMEDLIGPKPTQEIIDAIDPGKHVTKDASPSFIYSTGGDMSVDPLNASVFYEALKRAGVPVELHIFQLGPHGTGMAQTLKPELKELAVWPLLLENWMRQNGWISDGR; translated from the coding sequence ATGAAGATTCAGGTTCGTACGCTCGTTCTGGCTGGTTTGACGATGGTTTGCGGGTGGAGATTCAGCGCGGGTCAGGCTGAGATGAAGGCTGTGGCGACGGAGCCGCCAAAGGGGTTTGCGGAGGCGATCGTGCTGTGGCCGGGTGGGGCTCCGCTGGCTCGTGGGACGGATGAAGGGGATGTGCCGGAGCTGTTCAGCTATCCTGCGCCGGGGGCGGGTCCTCATGCGGCGGTGATCGTGATGCCGGGCGGTGGGTATAACCACCTGGTGATGGAGAAGGAAGGAGCGGTGGAGGCTCGGTGGCTCAATGAACGTGGGGTTTCTGCTTACGTTCTGGAGTATCGACTGTTTCCTAAGTATCTGTACCCCGCACCTTTGCTGGATGGGGCCCGGGCGGTTCGGTATGTGCGGGCGAACGCTTCGAAGCTGGGCGTGAAGGCGGATGCGATTGGGGTTTGGGGGTTCTCGGCTGGTGGCCATATGGCGGGGTATCTGGCGGCGATTCACGATGCGGGCAAGGCTGCGGCTGGCGAAGCGGTGGAGCGGGTGAGTTCTCGGCCGGACTTTGCGATTTTGAGCTATGCGCGGCTGACAATGAGCGCGGATGTGCCTCGAAATGGGTCTATGGAGGACCTGATTGGGCCTAAGCCTACGCAGGAGATTATCGATGCTATCGATCCGGGGAAGCATGTGACGAAGGATGCTTCGCCCAGCTTTATCTACTCGACGGGTGGGGATATGTCGGTGGATCCGTTGAATGCTTCAGTGTTTTATGAGGCTTTGAAGAGGGCTGGCGTGCCGGTGGAGTTGCATATCTTTCAGCTTGGGCCGCATGGGACGGGAATGGCGCAGACTTTGAAGCCGGAGTTGAAGGAACTGGCAGTCTGGCCGTTGCTACTGGAGAACTGGATGCGGCAGAATGGTTGGATTTCGGACGGGAGATGA
- a CDS encoding DUF4136 domain-containing protein: MFSIKTVRMAALGCVMGCAAAAFAADVSTDYDHNANFRSYKTFSFYKVQSSDPFFDTRIQAEVTKDLAQAGWTMVPSGGDVMITAVENSKDEKQYNTFYDGLGGGGFGWGGWGGWGGGRWGGPGYSSTSVEKITVGTLMMDMYDAHTHQLIWRGKADSQLSNKGDKNTKKLDKDIDHMLNGFPPKTQG; the protein is encoded by the coding sequence ATGTTTTCGATCAAGACAGTACGGATGGCGGCTTTGGGCTGCGTGATGGGTTGTGCGGCTGCGGCGTTTGCGGCCGATGTGAGTACGGACTATGACCACAATGCGAACTTTCGGAGCTATAAGACGTTCTCGTTTTACAAGGTTCAGTCTTCGGACCCGTTCTTCGACACGCGCATTCAGGCTGAGGTGACCAAGGACCTGGCACAGGCGGGATGGACGATGGTGCCTTCAGGCGGCGATGTGATGATCACGGCGGTAGAAAACTCTAAGGATGAGAAGCAGTACAACACGTTCTATGACGGGTTGGGCGGCGGTGGTTTTGGCTGGGGCGGGTGGGGTGGCTGGGGTGGCGGACGCTGGGGAGGGCCGGGGTACTCGTCCACGAGCGTAGAGAAGATTACAGTTGGCACGCTGATGATGGATATGTACGACGCCCATACGCACCAGTTGATCTGGCGTGGGAAGGCTGACTCGCAGCTATCGAATAAGGGTGACAAGAATACGAAGAAGCTGGATAAGGATATCGACCACATGCTGAATGGGTTTCCGCCCAAGACGCAGGGGTAG
- a CDS encoding DUF6979 family protein produces the protein MANRYGEAALMAVRMETYGKNPSPLERWDDAVKKLYPTTPAGQKKGGPRTAFLGLCEAGLVKGIHGDAFASQHNRNKTYAVEAVKLLQAGTHKSVTQLWAAVTEGDEVAHAAQMDVVLALWKNGLILPVPPPE, from the coding sequence ATGGCAAACCGGTACGGCGAAGCAGCATTAATGGCAGTCCGCATGGAAACCTACGGCAAAAACCCCAGCCCGCTGGAGCGTTGGGACGATGCCGTCAAAAAGCTCTACCCCACCACCCCCGCCGGTCAGAAGAAGGGTGGACCCCGCACCGCCTTCCTCGGTCTCTGTGAGGCCGGCCTCGTCAAGGGCATCCACGGCGACGCCTTCGCCTCGCAGCACAACCGAAACAAGACCTACGCCGTAGAGGCCGTTAAGCTTCTCCAGGCCGGAACACACAAATCCGTCACCCAGCTTTGGGCCGCCGTCACGGAAGGCGATGAAGTAGCCCATGCCGCCCAGATGGACGTAGTCCTCGCCCTCTGGAAGAACGGCCTCATCCTCCCCGTCCCACCGCCCGAATAA
- a CDS encoding Crp/Fnr family transcriptional regulator, giving the protein MQQFSRVDHSFNTEQFLSKTNTGRSLTTLRRGENLYVQGDQADCLYYVQDGDLTLSAVTAVGKQATIALLGRGDFVGEECLSSVRQTRMTTASALTDATLLRISRTEMFRLLQDESEMARIFVAYLLARADRIQADLIDQLSNSSEKRLARTLLLLSNYGNTDGSERLVPLISQDVLAAMVGCTRSRVNGFMNSFRRLGYIEYESNIRIRVKRGLLDVLLKP; this is encoded by the coding sequence ATGCAGCAGTTTTCTCGGGTCGACCACAGTTTTAACACAGAACAGTTTTTATCGAAGACGAACACGGGCCGAAGTCTAACAACATTGCGCAGAGGTGAAAACCTCTACGTTCAGGGGGATCAAGCCGACTGCCTTTATTATGTGCAGGACGGCGACCTGACACTAAGCGCAGTGACCGCGGTGGGCAAGCAGGCGACGATTGCGCTGCTGGGGCGAGGGGATTTTGTAGGCGAGGAATGCCTATCCTCCGTGCGCCAGACGCGCATGACGACCGCGAGCGCCCTGACCGATGCAACGCTTCTGAGGATCTCACGCACCGAGATGTTTCGCCTGTTGCAGGACGAGAGTGAGATGGCACGGATCTTTGTGGCCTATCTGCTGGCGCGTGCGGACCGAATCCAGGCGGACCTGATCGATCAACTTTCCAACTCCAGCGAGAAACGCCTGGCGCGTACGTTGCTGTTGCTCTCGAACTACGGGAACACGGACGGCAGCGAACGGCTGGTGCCGCTGATCAGCCAGGATGTTCTGGCTGCGATGGTGGGGTGTACGCGTTCGCGGGTCAACGGTTTCATGAACAGCTTCCGACGACTCGGGTATATCGAATATGAAAGCAATATTCGAATCCGGGTGAAGCGTGGATTGCTGGACGTGCTGCTCAAGCCTTAA
- a CDS encoding TadE/TadG family type IV pilus assembly protein: MQSKNPDSTSLQSSKQAPTPNHAPHVARLSDESGSALVDFSLSIILFLLVVFGIMDCSRALFVDHFIAVSARQATRYAMVRGSSWNGIACSSKPYACTATSADIAAYVMTLVPMGVDPSRLVVNVTWPGTMSSGTQCTGGGAAVNQSGCIVVVNVSYPFSFVLPFMPRSAWAFGSRSSMTIAY, encoded by the coding sequence ATGCAGAGCAAAAATCCCGACAGCACCAGCCTTCAATCGAGCAAACAAGCACCCACGCCCAACCATGCGCCACACGTCGCCCGCCTGTCGGATGAAAGTGGAAGCGCCCTCGTCGATTTCTCGCTCAGCATCATCCTCTTCCTGCTCGTCGTCTTCGGCATCATGGATTGCTCCCGCGCCCTCTTCGTCGATCACTTCATCGCCGTATCCGCCCGCCAGGCCACCCGTTACGCCATGGTCCGCGGCTCCTCCTGGAACGGAATCGCCTGCTCCAGCAAGCCATATGCCTGCACCGCGACCAGCGCGGACATCGCCGCCTATGTCATGACGCTGGTCCCCATGGGTGTGGATCCCAGCCGCCTCGTCGTCAACGTCACCTGGCCCGGAACCATGTCATCGGGCACCCAGTGTACCGGCGGCGGGGCTGCCGTCAATCAGTCCGGCTGCATCGTCGTTGTCAACGTCTCGTATCCCTTCAGCTTTGTGCTTCCGTTCATGCCTCGCTCCGCCTGGGCCTTCGGAAGCCGGTCGTCCATGACCATCGCCTACTGA
- a CDS encoding TadE/TadG family type IV pilus assembly protein → MKRILEQEQGSSLLEAAILMPVLLFALAGSVDFGHLFYLRMALSSAAAAGAAYGTQHPSDTAGMISAVQLDGSDVPNLTAAASYGCECADGTLASAACTTVPTCPVNVINYVDIQASYNYSPLIAFVGIPSTFPLQERARMRTAH, encoded by the coding sequence ATGAAACGTATTCTCGAACAGGAACAAGGCTCCAGCCTTCTGGAAGCTGCCATCCTCATGCCGGTCCTTCTCTTCGCGCTCGCCGGTTCGGTTGACTTCGGTCACCTCTTCTATCTCCGCATGGCCTTGTCCTCTGCGGCCGCCGCCGGCGCAGCGTATGGCACGCAGCATCCGTCGGATACCGCCGGGATGATCTCCGCCGTGCAGCTTGACGGCTCGGACGTTCCAAACCTCACCGCCGCCGCAAGCTATGGCTGTGAGTGCGCGGACGGAACCCTGGCCAGCGCCGCCTGCACCACGGTCCCCACCTGCCCGGTCAACGTCATCAACTACGTGGATATCCAGGCCTCGTACAACTACAGCCCACTGATCGCCTTCGTCGGCATCCCTTCCACCTTTCCTCTCCAGGAGCGGGCCCGTATGAGGACCGCGCACTAA
- the msrB gene encoding peptide-methionine (R)-S-oxide reductase MsrB: MAMSEIRDRRAFLATAALAVGGAVAWSMRSKPALAASDAELPPMVTVVEFGADGKRIGPRSVARVVKTEGEWKQQLSSISYDVARTEGTERPYSGESWDEHGKGIFQCVCCGTAAFSSETKFESGTGWPSFWAPIAKENVVEKRDSTLGMVRTAISCRRCAGHLGHVFDDGPQPTGLRYCMNSAALKFVKV, translated from the coding sequence ATGGCGATGAGCGAGATTCGGGATCGGCGTGCGTTTCTGGCGACTGCAGCTTTGGCGGTGGGTGGTGCGGTGGCATGGTCGATGCGGAGCAAGCCTGCGCTGGCGGCGAGCGATGCGGAGTTGCCGCCGATGGTGACGGTCGTGGAGTTTGGTGCGGATGGGAAGCGGATTGGGCCTCGCTCCGTGGCGCGTGTGGTGAAGACGGAGGGTGAGTGGAAGCAGCAGCTTTCTTCTATTTCCTACGACGTAGCTCGGACGGAAGGAACGGAAAGGCCTTACTCCGGGGAGAGCTGGGATGAGCATGGGAAGGGGATCTTCCAGTGTGTCTGTTGTGGAACTGCGGCATTCTCGTCAGAGACCAAGTTTGAGTCGGGGACGGGTTGGCCCAGCTTCTGGGCGCCGATCGCGAAGGAGAATGTAGTGGAGAAACGGGACTCGACGCTGGGGATGGTGCGGACGGCGATCTCCTGCCGGCGGTGCGCGGGGCACCTGGGACATGTGTTCGACGACGGGCCTCAGCCTACGGGGCTGAGATATTGCATGAACTCGGCTGCTCTGAAGTTTGTGAAGGTTTAG